From a region of the Poecile atricapillus isolate bPoeAtr1 chromosome 16, bPoeAtr1.hap1, whole genome shotgun sequence genome:
- the LOC131585529 gene encoding uncharacterized protein LOC131585529: protein MTSILKIKALSKWRSGAAPSLARRAGAVTVARNGTHSPPNQEPVSPRLPVAAEAPPPVPEAALLGAPQSLPCLPHSPTAAAPRVPRTASGGRPGRPAPPLRGLGPAPPPAGAADTFPVPGAVSRGPCRQRHLPCARGRVPRALLAATPSLCPGPCPAGPAGSDTFPVPGAVSRGPCWP from the exons ATGACGAGCATTTTGAA GATAAAAGCCTTAAGCAAATGGCGCTCAGGAGCAGCACCTTCCTTGGCGAGGAGGGCCGGGGCTGTGACGGTGGCCAGGAATGGCACACACAGCCCCCCAAACCAGGAGCCCGTCAGCCCGCGGCTGCCGGTGGCAGCTGAGGCGCCGCCGCCTGTGCCCGAGGCCGCCCTGCTCGGTGCCCCTCAGTCCCTCCCGTGCCTCCCTCACTCACCCACGGCCGCCGCACCGCGCGTCCCCCGCACCGCTTCCGGAGGGCGGCCAGGCCGACCAGCGCCGCCCCTCCGGGGGCTGGGCCCGGCTCCTCCTCCCGCCGGCGCTGCCGACACGTTCCCTGTGCCCGGGGCCGTGTCCCGCGGGCCCTGCCGGCAGCGACACCTTCCCTGTGCCCGGGGCCGTGTCCCACGGGCCCTGCTGGCAGCGACACCTTCCCTGTGCCCGGGGCCGTGTCCCGCGGGCCCTGCCGGCAGCGACACCTTCCCTGTGCCCGGGGCCGTGTCCCGCGggccctgctggccctga